From Halostagnicola kamekurae, the proteins below share one genomic window:
- a CDS encoding PstS family phosphate ABC transporter substrate-binding protein, with the protein MAHDSDRLSKVVSRRNFVLASGAAGVATLAGCSSQSDEETGNTSSNSDIAPLTADGSSTVFPITNGAARLWNGNPPADDQEYWGPGQYDIDTDQNLADYWAGMYGFEPTEERSVPPFNAQVALSHSGTGVEAVTSGRVDIGDASSTAESILGSDHEELENIVDHVVGVDGQPIVVSREIRDAGVSQITGDELRAIYKQEITNWSEVGGPDQEIYAIGRAEDSGTDTAFRSNLYGDPEAPIEPDTRRGQNQQVVNQVEQTDNAIAYIALAFVEPDGATPPIGLELDGTLYEYGENLGAKEYPLSRDLHCYTYDGTDDRESAFINMILSEFGQQNFVEPNNYFKLPEARREEERSKLADQS; encoded by the coding sequence ATGGCACACGACTCAGATCGTCTGTCCAAGGTGGTATCGCGGCGAAACTTCGTGCTTGCTTCTGGTGCAGCTGGCGTGGCCACACTCGCGGGATGTTCGAGTCAAAGCGACGAGGAAACCGGAAACACCTCGAGTAACTCCGATATCGCGCCGCTAACAGCGGATGGCTCCTCGACTGTATTTCCAATCACGAACGGCGCCGCACGGCTGTGGAATGGGAATCCGCCGGCAGACGATCAGGAATACTGGGGGCCCGGGCAGTACGACATCGACACGGACCAGAACCTCGCAGATTATTGGGCCGGTATGTACGGTTTCGAGCCAACCGAAGAGCGCAGTGTTCCACCGTTCAATGCGCAGGTAGCACTAAGTCACTCGGGAACAGGTGTCGAGGCAGTTACCAGCGGACGGGTCGACATCGGGGACGCAAGTTCGACAGCGGAATCCATTCTGGGTTCGGACCACGAGGAGTTAGAAAACATCGTCGACCACGTCGTCGGCGTCGACGGCCAGCCCATCGTCGTTAGCCGAGAGATCCGCGACGCTGGCGTGAGCCAGATCACGGGTGATGAACTTCGGGCGATCTACAAACAGGAGATTACGAACTGGAGCGAAGTCGGCGGACCGGATCAAGAGATCTACGCGATCGGACGCGCAGAAGATTCCGGGACCGATACCGCGTTCCGATCCAACCTCTACGGTGATCCGGAAGCACCGATCGAACCGGACACCCGTCGGGGACAGAATCAGCAGGTGGTAAATCAGGTCGAGCAGACCGACAACGCAATCGCCTACATCGCACTCGCGTTCGTCGAGCCCGATGGTGCAACGCCCCCGATCGGACTCGAGCTCGACGGAACACTTTACGAATACGGCGAAAACCTCGGTGCGAAGGAGTACCCGCTGAGCCGCGATCTCCACTGTTATACGTACGACGGAACCGACGACCGGGAGAGCGCATTCATCAACATGATCCTCTCGGAGTTCGGCCAGCAGAACTTCGTCGAGCCGAATAATTACTTCAAGCTTCCCGAGGCGCGCCGAGAGGAAGAGCGATCGAAGCTCGCGGATCAATCCTGA
- the pstC gene encoding phosphate ABC transporter permease subunit PstC, with protein sequence MRDRTAALVRTVADLDRLSLFLAAAQILLITGAFGSLLAQSNWTMVLLYGFLLAAGVGWIVRQALTAKIVTFLMTATTLVTLGLIAAFLVRESIPVVRHSGLGLISPFGSNEWAASQQQFTLVPMIWGTALTTGVAILVAAPFGVAGALFISDIAPDWLREIVKPAVELLAGIPSIVYGFIGVTIIDPYVANLLSISPGALFVIGLIIGFMALPTVISVAEDALSAVPESMKDGSLAMGVTDWQTMKSVSIPTAFSGISAAVLLGVGRAIGETMAATVIIAHSRRLPGPELYNVFDSTETLTTLIASSYGNATPGSKFMSALFAAGVLLLVIVTGLGIVSQLIEQRMHRKLGEGQ encoded by the coding sequence ATGCGAGACCGAACGGCCGCGTTGGTCCGGACGGTGGCGGACTTAGACAGACTAAGTCTGTTTCTCGCGGCGGCACAGATACTACTGATAACTGGCGCGTTTGGTAGCCTTCTAGCCCAATCGAACTGGACGATGGTGCTCCTGTACGGCTTCCTGCTGGCGGCGGGGGTCGGCTGGATCGTTCGGCAGGCACTGACAGCGAAGATCGTGACATTCTTGATGACGGCGACGACCCTCGTGACGCTCGGGCTTATCGCCGCGTTTCTAGTTCGCGAGTCGATCCCGGTGGTTCGTCACAGCGGTCTCGGCCTCATCTCGCCGTTCGGATCGAACGAGTGGGCCGCGTCACAACAGCAGTTCACGCTCGTCCCGATGATCTGGGGAACCGCGCTGACGACCGGTGTCGCGATACTGGTCGCTGCGCCGTTCGGGGTCGCAGGCGCGCTGTTCATCAGCGACATCGCACCGGATTGGCTACGGGAAATCGTCAAGCCGGCGGTCGAACTCCTCGCTGGAATTCCCTCGATCGTATACGGGTTCATCGGCGTTACGATTATCGATCCGTACGTTGCCAACTTGCTCTCGATCAGTCCGGGCGCGTTGTTCGTAATCGGACTAATCATCGGGTTCATGGCACTTCCCACGGTCATATCCGTGGCTGAAGACGCGCTCTCGGCCGTACCGGAGTCGATGAAAGACGGATCACTGGCGATGGGGGTAACGGATTGGCAGACAATGAAGAGCGTCTCCATCCCGACGGCCTTCTCCGGAATATCGGCGGCCGTCCTGCTCGGAGTCGGACGTGCTATCGGAGAAACGATGGCCGCGACCGTCATAATCGCGCACAGTCGGCGACTGCCCGGTCCCGAACTGTACAACGTTTTCGACAGCACAGAAACGCTCACCACCTTGATCGCCTCCAGTTACGGGAACGCAACCCCGGGAAGTAAGTTCATGAGCGCACTGTTCGCCGCTGGAGTCCTGTTGCTGGTGATCGTCACGGGGCTGGGGATCGTCTCACAACTCATCGAACAACGGATGCATCGCAAACTGGGTGAAGGACAATGA
- the pstA gene encoding phosphate ABC transporter permease PstA, with the protein MSGAHEFRLVNDRSTTYEQFAQSIVAGALAAFVLAAGALFGWVSIDGSVGGFSVASYVGGVVFALGIATGAIGALSRWGGIRTTPDRSPGLGVGLIQTGLWMTTAGLFASKTIGLGRIGWLVAVPIGLFVGYLTIGTREDIGATFPAAAFLCLVGIVVLSGMITPTWTWEPDAFDAIVPGTVVIPLLTMFASLLAGWAGASASNRFGTRGRQNGAFLLISLFVLLVLSVLVYLFVFVFERGIMVVLENLAIGGGSILLLTGTALVLGVKSANIRPTLADGTDKIVAFVNLAVMILLGLICAGLIYTIGVGEPISGYSVTIEPTAVVGGVPGLIVGTIFLTIHRRAYADWQPETDLERRFDASVRLAIGALIGTALVEVITQSELAFAGIAVVPTLVILVGGVGLGLFVLRGLADQTESNIVPAGIPPLFRLGDVLLWAFVIGCLHVAVTGYPLGVGPIDVITSGTIDWPFVMNPSQGLGIQKGVMPAMLGTVWIVLGAVTFAVPLAVGAAVFLTEYATDSLFTSAVDVATNGLWSTPSIVFGLFGLAFLVPRFGGNTSIFAAQLVLGFMLLPLVLITSREAMKSVPDEYRDASAALGVSKWETIKSVVIPAAMPGVVTGAILGVGRIAGETAPLLLVLKGPNFPTSSPGIFSSFTFTVGLEPPFVHVSNPALLERASALPYQLYAVIKAGVGGSEAFGWGTTLVLLGVVLSFFGMGIATRRYFRKKLHQ; encoded by the coding sequence ATGAGCGGTGCTCACGAGTTTCGCCTAGTCAACGACAGAAGCACGACCTACGAACAGTTCGCACAGAGTATCGTCGCCGGAGCGCTCGCTGCGTTCGTGCTCGCGGCGGGAGCCCTGTTCGGATGGGTATCGATCGACGGATCCGTCGGCGGCTTCTCAGTCGCAAGCTACGTTGGCGGAGTGGTTTTCGCGCTCGGCATCGCAACCGGAGCGATCGGTGCGCTCTCCCGGTGGGGTGGCATACGAACGACCCCCGACCGTTCACCGGGGCTCGGCGTTGGACTCATCCAGACAGGTCTCTGGATGACTACCGCCGGCTTATTCGCCAGCAAGACCATCGGTCTGGGTCGGATCGGTTGGCTCGTCGCCGTTCCCATCGGGCTGTTCGTCGGCTATCTCACGATCGGGACGCGAGAAGACATCGGCGCGACGTTCCCTGCCGCTGCGTTTCTCTGTCTCGTCGGCATCGTCGTTCTATCGGGAATGATCACTCCGACATGGACCTGGGAACCCGATGCCTTCGATGCGATCGTTCCCGGAACGGTCGTGATCCCGCTGCTAACGATGTTCGCCAGTCTACTTGCCGGCTGGGCCGGTGCATCGGCCAGCAACAGGTTCGGAACGCGAGGGAGACAGAACGGTGCGTTCCTGCTGATTTCGCTTTTCGTGTTGCTCGTTCTCTCGGTGCTCGTCTACCTCTTCGTGTTCGTATTCGAACGGGGAATAATGGTCGTTCTCGAGAATCTCGCAATCGGTGGCGGAAGCATACTCTTGCTGACTGGAACGGCCCTGGTTCTGGGAGTCAAATCCGCGAATATCAGACCGACGCTGGCAGATGGAACCGACAAAATCGTCGCGTTCGTCAACTTGGCAGTGATGATCCTGCTTGGGTTAATCTGTGCTGGCCTGATCTACACGATCGGTGTGGGAGAACCGATATCCGGGTATTCGGTGACGATCGAACCGACAGCGGTCGTCGGTGGGGTCCCGGGTCTCATCGTCGGTACAATCTTCCTTACCATTCACCGCCGGGCGTATGCTGACTGGCAACCCGAGACCGATCTAGAACGGCGATTCGATGCGAGCGTCCGCCTCGCCATCGGTGCGCTGATCGGAACGGCGCTCGTCGAGGTCATCACGCAGTCCGAACTCGCGTTCGCGGGGATAGCCGTCGTGCCGACTCTGGTGATCCTCGTCGGCGGTGTCGGACTCGGGCTTTTCGTCCTGCGGGGACTAGCCGACCAAACCGAATCGAACATCGTTCCGGCGGGGATTCCGCCCCTGTTCCGTCTCGGAGACGTTCTCCTGTGGGCGTTCGTCATCGGTTGTCTGCACGTCGCCGTAACCGGCTACCCCCTCGGCGTCGGCCCGATCGACGTCATCACGAGCGGGACGATCGACTGGCCGTTCGTGATGAATCCCTCACAGGGCCTCGGCATCCAGAAGGGTGTGATGCCGGCGATGTTGGGAACAGTATGGATCGTTCTCGGGGCCGTTACGTTCGCGGTCCCGCTGGCCGTTGGCGCCGCCGTATTCCTGACGGAGTACGCCACGGATAGCCTGTTCACGAGTGCCGTCGACGTCGCCACGAACGGGCTCTGGAGTACGCCGAGCATCGTGTTCGGCCTCTTTGGACTCGCATTCTTGGTCCCACGATTCGGCGGAAACACCTCGATATTCGCGGCCCAACTCGTGCTGGGATTCATGTTACTGCCGCTCGTGCTCATCACGAGCCGCGAGGCGATGAAAAGCGTCCCCGACGAGTATCGAGACGCAAGTGCGGCCCTCGGCGTCTCGAAGTGGGAGACGATCAAAAGCGTCGTCATCCCCGCGGCCATGCCGGGCGTCGTCACCGGCGCGATCCTCGGCGTCGGTCGGATCGCGGGAGAAACTGCACCGCTCTTGCTCGTGCTCAAGGGGCCGAACTTCCCGACTTCGTCACCCGGAATCTTCTCGAGTTTCACGTTCACGGTCGGGCTCGAACCGCCGTTCGTCCACGTCTCCAATCCGGCACTGCTCGAGCGAGCCAGCGCGCTCCCCTACCAACTGTACGCAGTTATTAAGGCTGGTGTCGGCGGATCGGAAGCCTTCGGCTGGGGGACGACGCTCGTCCTGTTGGGCGTCGTCCTGTCGTTCTTCGGAATGGGAATCGCGACTCGACGATACTTCAGGAAGAAACTTCACCAATGA
- the pstB gene encoding phosphate ABC transporter ATP-binding protein PstB: MDTTTTERTDAETTTTATETTTGESDERTNPAWREYSFPGDPVLSIEDLNVWYDDDHALTDISIDIPEQSVTALIGPSGCGKSTFLRCLNRMNDRIKSARIEGTVSFNGQNIYADGANLVELRKRIGMVFQQPNPFPKSIRENVAYAPRKHGDIERGLVPKLLGREDVQKEDELVERCLRDAALWDEVDGRLEDNALGLSGGQQQRLCIARCLAVDPEVILMDEPASALDPIATAKIEDLIDDLAEDYTVVIVTHNMQQAARISDQTAVFLTGGELVEYGDTDQVFEDPESQRVEDYISGKFG; the protein is encoded by the coding sequence ATGGACACTACGACGACGGAACGAACCGACGCGGAAACAACGACCACCGCTACCGAAACGACGACGGGCGAAAGCGACGAACGGACGAACCCGGCGTGGCGAGAGTACTCGTTCCCCGGCGATCCGGTCCTCTCAATCGAGGACCTGAACGTCTGGTACGACGACGATCACGCGCTGACGGACATTTCGATCGACATCCCCGAGCAGAGCGTAACGGCGCTGATCGGGCCGTCGGGCTGTGGGAAGTCCACGTTCCTTCGCTGTCTCAACCGGATGAACGACCGGATCAAGAGCGCGCGTATCGAGGGGACCGTGTCGTTCAACGGGCAGAATATCTACGCCGACGGAGCGAACCTCGTCGAACTCCGAAAACGGATCGGCATGGTCTTCCAGCAGCCCAACCCGTTCCCGAAATCCATACGCGAAAACGTCGCGTATGCTCCGAGAAAACACGGCGATATCGAGCGGGGGCTCGTGCCGAAGTTACTCGGCCGCGAGGACGTCCAGAAGGAAGACGAACTGGTAGAGCGGTGTCTTCGCGACGCCGCCCTCTGGGACGAGGTCGACGGACGCCTCGAGGACAACGCGCTCGGGCTTTCTGGCGGCCAGCAACAGCGGCTCTGTATAGCTCGTTGTCTCGCCGTCGACCCGGAAGTCATCCTGATGGACGAACCGGCCTCGGCGCTCGATCCGATCGCGACCGCTAAAATCGAGGATCTCATCGACGACCTCGCCGAAGACTACACGGTCGTTATCGTCACGCACAACATGCAACAGGCCGCGAGGATCTCCGACCAGACGGCCGTCTTCCTCACCGGCGGCGAACTCGTCGAGTACGGCGACACCGATCAGGTCTTCGAAGATCCGGAGAGCCAACGCGTCGAGGACTACATCTCCGGTAAGTTCGGGTGA
- the phoU gene encoding phosphate signaling complex protein PhoU produces the protein MTRETYQQSLDDLRDDVLAMGDLVAERLEMALESLSTRDETLARDVIGGDSEINETYLAIEQQCVDLVALQQPVASDLRFITASFKIITDLERIGDLAVNLAEYALAATRELAPDVEIDEIGHNATDLLDRSLEAYETENADACHDIARSDDDIDALCQRASERVTRDLIEREADGDTPWALEQLLDDVSRVLLTIRDIERIADHAVNIAARILYMAENDPSLIY, from the coding sequence GTGACTCGAGAAACGTACCAACAGTCCCTGGACGACCTCCGGGACGACGTCCTCGCGATGGGCGACCTCGTCGCCGAACGCCTCGAGATGGCCCTCGAGAGTCTGAGTACGCGAGACGAAACGCTGGCTCGCGACGTTATCGGTGGAGATAGCGAAATAAACGAGACGTATCTCGCCATAGAACAGCAGTGTGTCGACCTCGTTGCGCTCCAACAGCCCGTCGCGAGCGATCTGCGCTTCATCACGGCCTCGTTCAAGATCATCACCGACCTCGAGCGCATCGGGGATCTGGCGGTCAATCTGGCGGAGTACGCGCTGGCAGCGACGCGCGAACTCGCCCCCGACGTCGAAATCGACGAGATCGGACACAACGCGACGGACCTCCTCGATCGGAGTCTCGAGGCATACGAAACGGAGAACGCCGACGCCTGCCACGACATCGCACGGAGTGACGACGACATCGACGCGCTCTGCCAGCGCGCGAGCGAAAGGGTCACTCGAGACCTGATCGAGCGGGAAGCCGACGGCGACACGCCGTGGGCGCTCGAGCAGTTGTTAGACGACGTCTCGCGCGTACTGTTGACGATCCGTGACATCGAACGGATCGCAGATCACGCCGTGAACATCGCGGCTCGGATCCTGTATATGGCAGAGAACGACCCCAGTCTGATCTACTAA
- a CDS encoding phosphate signaling complex PhoU family protein, with protein sequence MYTRKVQTVGSGTYTVSIPKDWARSADIDGGDTVNLHAHIDGVLALQAEEREDETPGRATMRVGPDDVTSLERTIRAAYAAGTKEIQLETTDGFTAEQRRVVDRVARTLTGVSVTEESESKLTVRTLLDTEEVSVRQSVRQLAFVALSMHRDATAVLTAGTSSGNVADRDEQVDRLYAMIDRSFARGLARLDEVDSLGLTRPELFELWATTRELERVADHAGGIETAAGRIADSIDASVTEEVREIAQRARDIVADAVDVVLGDSDAETARQALDARDRLREDIASFERRLDASSADESQLERVLERLGRTAEHGANVAEYGLRHAIYRGELSEPPFVPNHADDSEQESHASTGG encoded by the coding sequence ATGTATACGCGCAAAGTGCAGACCGTCGGCAGCGGGACCTACACCGTGTCGATCCCGAAAGACTGGGCCCGATCAGCGGACATCGACGGAGGCGACACCGTCAATCTCCACGCGCATATCGACGGAGTACTCGCGCTGCAAGCTGAGGAGCGCGAGGACGAGACGCCAGGCCGGGCCACGATGCGAGTTGGCCCCGACGATGTGACCAGTCTCGAACGAACGATACGAGCGGCCTACGCAGCCGGGACGAAGGAGATACAACTCGAGACGACGGACGGATTCACAGCCGAACAGCGACGCGTCGTCGATCGAGTCGCACGGACGCTAACAGGCGTCTCCGTCACCGAAGAATCCGAGTCGAAACTGACGGTTCGAACGCTCCTCGATACGGAGGAGGTGTCGGTTCGACAGTCGGTGCGCCAGCTCGCGTTCGTGGCGCTGTCGATGCACCGCGATGCGACAGCCGTGCTGACAGCGGGGACAAGTTCCGGCAACGTAGCTGACCGAGACGAGCAAGTCGACCGGCTCTACGCGATGATCGACCGCTCGTTCGCCCGCGGGCTCGCCCGTCTCGACGAAGTCGATTCGCTCGGACTGACCCGTCCGGAACTGTTCGAACTCTGGGCGACGACCCGCGAACTCGAGCGCGTCGCCGACCACGCCGGAGGGATCGAAACGGCCGCCGGACGCATCGCCGACTCGATCGACGCATCGGTCACGGAGGAGGTTCGCGAAATCGCACAGCGCGCACGCGATATCGTCGCGGACGCGGTGGACGTCGTTCTCGGTGATTCGGACGCCGAGACTGCGCGGCAGGCGTTGGATGCTCGCGATCGGCTCCGCGAAGACATCGCCTCGTTCGAGCGCCGGTTGGACGCCTCGTCGGCCGACGAATCGCAACTCGAACGCGTCCTCGAGCGACTGGGACGGACGGCCGAACACGGCGCCAATGTCGCGGAGTACGGGCTCCGCCACGCCATCTACCGCGGGGAACTCTCGGAACCGCCGTTCGTCCCGAACCACGCGGACGACTCCGAGCAAGAATCCCACGCCTCCACGGGTGGATGA
- a CDS encoding DUF4013 domain-containing protein, whose product MLIDALRYPTSGTSTVAVAGLVVAIAIGYRYTAAFVPSIAALLPGTVTAIAAIALVGYLSQVLVDESDSPPHIDVSRSFRIGCKSIAITAAYLVVPVAVLVTTIGSFAQTGGDAGVPAFFLISSTAALFFFLSSAYALPAALAAATQTESVRAAFDRERVGPPLTDLSYVTGWITGFTLFGIGFVPVSVTIDSGTVAGLLAALFGGYLLLVGSRVIHTGYRRAMGR is encoded by the coding sequence ATGCTCATAGATGCACTTCGATATCCGACGAGTGGAACCTCCACGGTCGCCGTCGCGGGGCTGGTCGTCGCGATCGCGATCGGCTATCGGTACACCGCGGCGTTCGTTCCCTCGATAGCCGCCCTGCTTCCCGGAACGGTAACGGCGATAGCGGCTATCGCGCTGGTCGGCTACCTGTCGCAGGTGCTCGTCGACGAGAGCGACTCGCCGCCGCACATCGACGTGAGCAGGTCGTTTCGGATCGGTTGCAAATCGATCGCGATCACCGCGGCGTATCTGGTCGTCCCCGTCGCGGTGCTGGTGACGACGATCGGTTCGTTCGCCCAGACGGGCGGAGACGCCGGCGTCCCGGCGTTTTTCCTGATTAGTTCCACCGCGGCGCTGTTTTTCTTCCTCTCGAGTGCGTACGCGCTGCCAGCGGCGCTGGCGGCGGCGACGCAAACGGAGAGCGTTCGGGCTGCGTTCGATCGGGAACGAGTGGGGCCGCCGCTCACCGATCTGTCCTACGTCACCGGATGGATAACCGGCTTCACCCTGTTCGGGATCGGCTTCGTTCCCGTGTCGGTCACGATCGACTCCGGGACCGTCGCCGGATTGCTCGCAGCGCTGTTCGGCGGGTATCTACTACTGGTCGGAAGCCGAGTTATCCACACCGGCTACCGGCGGGCGATGGGACGATAG
- a CDS encoding ABC transporter ATP-binding protein: MAQTKLNEVTKVFTEDDGNEIVAVDDVSIDIDDGEFLVLVGPSGCGKSTTLRMVAGLETVSSGTINLDDRVINETPAKDRDIAMVFQSYALYPHMTVRENMSFGLEESTEMGDDEIAARVEDTAAMMGIEDLLDRKPGELSGGQQQRVALGRAIVRDPAVFLMDEPLSNLDAKLRAEMRTELQRLQEELDTTTVYVTHDQTEAMTMGDRVAILNDGTLQQVGTPLDCYHRPSNLFVAGFVGEPSMNFVDMNRRTEAGETVLQSDRFEYPISDELAADVDGSSDLVLGIRPEDIAISDGAPTDAHDIEATIDVIEPMGDENIVYLRFENDDASLETESMIATVGGMRQFESGQRVTAHIPEDAIHIFDASTGEALHNRRLEPVESEPPQL; encoded by the coding sequence ATGGCTCAAACGAAACTCAACGAGGTCACGAAAGTATTCACGGAAGACGACGGGAACGAGATCGTTGCCGTCGACGACGTATCGATCGATATCGACGACGGCGAGTTCCTCGTCCTCGTCGGCCCCTCCGGCTGTGGCAAGTCGACGACGCTTCGAATGGTCGCTGGACTCGAGACGGTAAGTTCCGGCACGATCAACCTCGACGACCGCGTCATAAATGAGACGCCCGCGAAGGACAGAGACATCGCGATGGTGTTCCAGTCCTACGCGTTGTACCCGCACATGACCGTGCGAGAGAACATGTCCTTCGGACTCGAGGAGTCGACGGAGATGGGCGACGACGAGATCGCTGCACGGGTCGAAGACACCGCGGCGATGATGGGAATCGAAGACCTGCTGGATCGAAAACCCGGCGAACTCTCGGGCGGCCAACAACAGCGCGTCGCGCTGGGTCGTGCGATCGTCCGCGATCCCGCGGTCTTTCTCATGGACGAACCGCTGTCGAACCTCGACGCCAAACTTCGCGCGGAGATGCGAACTGAACTGCAGCGTCTTCAGGAGGAACTCGACACGACGACGGTCTACGTCACCCACGACCAGACCGAGGCGATGACGATGGGCGACCGAGTCGCGATCCTCAACGACGGGACGCTCCAGCAGGTCGGCACGCCGCTTGATTGCTATCACCGGCCGTCGAATCTGTTCGTCGCCGGATTCGTCGGCGAACCGTCGATGAACTTCGTCGACATGAACCGCCGAACGGAGGCGGGCGAAACCGTCTTGCAGTCCGATCGCTTCGAGTACCCGATCTCGGACGAACTCGCGGCGGACGTCGACGGATCGTCGGATCTCGTCCTTGGCATTCGGCCGGAAGATATCGCGATTAGCGACGGGGCCCCGACGGACGCACACGATATCGAGGCAACGATCGACGTAATCGAGCCGATGGGGGACGAAAACATCGTCTACCTCAGGTTCGAGAACGATGATGCGTCCCTCGAGACGGAGTCGATGATCGCGACGGTCGGAGGTATGCGCCAGTTCGAAAGCGGCCAGCGGGTGACAGCACACATCCCCGAAGACGCGATTCACATTTTCGACGCGTCGACGGGCGAGGCGCTGCACAACCGACGACTCGAACCGGTCGAGTCGGAGCCGCCACAGCTCTAA
- a CDS encoding carbohydrate ABC transporter permease, which yields MSEETLSAGSRTDDEGLLEGVGFDRILLYVTIVGLAIVYLIPIESGLVTSIKTSDAVGNTQPFAPPGPTGATVESWTFAFDALAQGMVNSLIFTVPATILCAVFGSMAAYGLTLVDWRGQVAVFVLFIAGIFIPYQAVIIPLTQFWSNIAMLDHRLGLLLTPRFATILELIITHTAYGIPICTLLFRSQYKTMSWEMIEAAKLDGASVWRIYKRIVLPLSLPMFAVVFIFQFTQIWNEFLFSLTLIGSVNDPAASATLILSGLGTSLEGIDYPLRMAGALLTALPTLAVYLLFADEFAEGVRV from the coding sequence ATGAGTGAAGAAACACTGTCAGCGGGGAGCCGTACCGACGACGAAGGTCTTCTCGAGGGGGTCGGATTCGATCGGATCCTCCTCTACGTGACGATCGTCGGGTTGGCGATCGTCTACCTGATTCCGATCGAGTCCGGATTGGTCACGTCGATCAAGACCTCCGACGCGGTGGGTAACACCCAGCCGTTCGCTCCACCGGGGCCGACCGGTGCGACGGTCGAGAGCTGGACGTTCGCGTTCGACGCCCTCGCACAGGGGATGGTAAACAGCCTGATATTCACCGTTCCGGCGACGATCCTCTGTGCCGTCTTCGGAAGCATGGCGGCGTACGGACTGACGCTCGTCGATTGGCGGGGACAGGTCGCGGTGTTCGTCCTGTTCATCGCGGGGATCTTCATCCCCTACCAGGCCGTCATTATTCCGCTGACGCAGTTCTGGTCGAACATCGCAATGCTCGATCACCGCCTCGGGCTGTTGTTGACACCGCGGTTCGCGACGATCCTGGAACTCATCATCACCCACACCGCGTACGGGATCCCGATCTGTACGCTGTTGTTCCGCTCGCAGTACAAGACGATGTCCTGGGAGATGATCGAGGCCGCGAAACTCGACGGGGCGTCGGTCTGGCGGATCTACAAGCGTATCGTCCTGCCGTTGTCGCTCCCGATGTTCGCGGTCGTCTTTATCTTCCAGTTCACACAGATCTGGAACGAGTTCCTGTTCTCGTTGACGCTCATCGGCAGCGTCAACGATCCGGCGGCCTCCGCGACGCTGATCCTCTCGGGTCTCGGTACCTCCCTCGAGGGAATCGATTATCCGCTCCGAATGGCGGGTGCGTTGCTCACGGCGCTGCCGACGCTTGCGGTCTATCTCCTGTTCGCCGACGAGTTCGCGGAGGGAGTTCGCGTATGA